The Vicinamibacteria bacterium DNA window TCTGGTCCAGGGAATCGACTTGGTCAACTGGACCTTCGACCCTCTTCAGGCGCCCAACGCCAATCTGAACATCAACCGCCTCGGCGCCATCGTGCGCAAGTACCGGGTGAACCTCTACGGCGAGAGCCGTAGCCCTCTCCATGGCGGAGTTCCCACGGACCGTTTCGAGGCCGAGTGGTTGATTCGCTCGGAGCGAGTGGAGCAGGCTCGCGAGGGCAGATTGGCCGAGCTGCCGGGGTGGGAAAAACTTCCCCGGGTGAATCGAGTCCGAAACCCTTCGGGCTTTCTCGCCTGTGAGGATGAGCTCGAGCTCGACCGGACCGAAGACGCGCTCCTGGTCGAGCTCCCCCGGACGATCAACGATCTGATGGCGGCGGACAGAAACCTTGCGCTCGACTGGAGAATGAAGCTTCGTCGGATCTGTCAGGCTTACTTCGCCAGGAGCTACTGCATCCGCTCGGTTCACCGTGCGGGAAAAAGCGCCTTCTATCGTTTGGAGCGTGAAGACGTTCCTGGCGACTGATCTCCCGGCGCGAATTCTGATCGGTCAGCGCCCCTGCCAGCTCGGTGGTCTCTTCTCGAGAAAAGCGCTCATACCTTCCTGCGCATCGAGAGCGAGGGCGTTCATGCTCATCACTTCCTTGGCATACTGGTACGCCTTCCCCTGATCGAGATCGATCTGGGAGTAGAAGGCTTGCTTGCCGAGGGCGACGACGAGGGAGCTGGCCTCGGCGACTTTGGCCGCGAGTCGCTCGGTCGTCTCGCGAAGAGCCTCGCGGGGCACGACGTAATTGACCAGGCCCCAGTCTTTCGCCGTGTCCGCATCGATGAACTCCCCGGTGAGCAGCATCTCCATGGCTCGTTTGCGACCTACGGCCCGTGAGAGGGCGACCATGGGCGTCGTGCAGAAAAGGCCGATCTTCACCCCCGGCGTGGCGAAGCGCGCTTCGTCCACCGCAACCGCCAGATCGCAAGTAGCGACGAGCTGGCAGCCGGCCGCGGTGGCGACTCCCGGCACCTCGGCCACCACGGGCTGCGAGATCTGCTGGACGCACTCCATGAGCGACACACAGGTGTCGAACACGTGTCGTTGGTCGCGGAGGTCCTTTCCAATCATCTCGGGAAGGTAGTGCCCCGCGGAGAACACGTTGCCTTCCGCTGCGAGAATGATGGAGCGGACCCCGGAGCTCGCGGCGAGCTCGTTCAGCCCCGCGATCAGCTCCTCCATCATCCGCAGCGAAAGGGCGTTTCGTTTTTCGGGCCAGCTCATCGTGAGCCGGGCCACGGGTGTTGTCGACTCGATTCGAATTCGCTCGTAGGACAAAACGGACCTCCTCAATCGGTGATGAACTTCTTCCAAACGTGCTCGGGCGAGGGCGGGGTCGAGAGGCTCCCCACGAAAAGACCGAGAAACGACGCGGTTGCCGCCGGATAGAAGATGTAATCGTAATCGATCGGCAGCTCGAACAGGCCCAGGTCGAGGCTTTCGAGGCCGCTTTGATGGAGAACGGCGAAAAGGATCGTCACCGCCGTTCCCAGGGAGATGGAAAGCACCCCCCCGAGCGGCGTGACGCGCTTCCAGAGGAAGGCGGCAAGAAGCGCCGGCGTCACGGCGGCCCCGACGATGGTATAGGCGTACAGGGCCATGTCGAGGATGCTGGTGAAGCGAGTCGTTACCACGTAGGCCAACCCGGCGAGAACGATGATCGCGAGCCTTTGGATGAAGATCAACTTCCTCTCGCTCACGTCGGGGTCGATGAAGCGCTGAAAGATGTCCCGGGCGAAGCCGGTGGAGGGCACCATCAAGAAGGTGGTTGCGGTCGAAAAGACGATGGCGACCGCGCCGGCGAGGAGAAGGCACCCGGCCACGAGGGGAAGGTTGTTCCGCGCAAAGACGAGCAGGATCGTCTCCGTGGTGCGCGCATCCCAACCTCCGTCGCTCGCCACGAACGCGGGGTCGTTCCAGTACACTCCCGCGCCGAAAACGGCGGTGGTGTCCAGTAGGGTTTCCACGACGATGACGCCGAGCACCATGCCGATCACGGCCTTCCGCGCCGCCGCCTCGTCCTTGGCGGCGAAGAACTTCTGGTACATGCTG harbors:
- a CDS encoding enoyl-CoA hydratase, with amino-acid sequence MSYERIRIESTTPVARLTMSWPEKRNALSLRMMEELIAGLNELAASSGVRSIILAAEGNVFSAGHYLPEMIGKDLRDQRHVFDTCVSLMECVQQISQPVVAEVPGVATAAGCQLVATCDLAVAVDEARFATPGVKIGLFCTTPMVALSRAVGRKRAMEMLLTGEFIDADTAKDWGLVNYVVPREALRETTERLAAKVAEASSLVVALGKQAFYSQIDLDQGKAYQYAKEVMSMNALALDAQEGMSAFLEKRPPSWQGR
- a CDS encoding sodium:solute symporter family protein encodes the protein MIYLSVVAVYLAFLVVVSIHRSRKVRTQDDFMVAGRSVPWQLLVGTLVCTWIGSGSLFGGAGRAFREGFSALWMSAGAWLGILVVYFLAGRVRRIAQYTVPDLLETRYHPAARILGTLAIMIGYLTIAGYQFIGGGRLLNILYPDISPTAGKAIVCGLVIVFTVTAGMLSIVALDVFNGIIIIVSILIAAPLALDAAGGWSTLTTTLPETHFTVTGRLGLSAALGLFLPTLFLLLGESSMYQKFFAAKDEAAARKAVIGMVLGVIVVETLLDTTAVFGAGVYWNDPAFVASDGGWDARTTETILLVFARNNLPLVAGCLLLAGAVAIVFSTATTFLMVPSTGFARDIFQRFIDPDVSERKLIFIQRLAIIVLAGLAYVVTTRFTSILDMALYAYTIVGAAVTPALLAAFLWKRVTPLGGVLSISLGTAVTILFAVLHQSGLESLDLGLFELPIDYDYIFYPAATASFLGLFVGSLSTPPSPEHVWKKFITD
- a CDS encoding GNAT family N-acetyltransferase, producing the protein YQACVRLQMEVWGFSAADAVPEMHLLAMHHFGGLCIGAFDDELDGAMVGFVCGFSGWDGLRPFHHSHMLAVLPAYRGQRLGERLKWAQRDRALVQGIDLVNWTFDPLQAPNANLNINRLGAIVRKYRVNLYGESRSPLHGGVPTDRFEAEWLIRSERVEQAREGRLAELPGWEKLPRVNRVRNPSGFLACEDELELDRTEDALLVELPRTINDLMAADRNLALDWRMKLRRICQAYFARSYCIRSVHRAGKSAFYRLEREDVPGD